In one Balaenoptera ricei isolate mBalRic1 chromosome 20, mBalRic1.hap2, whole genome shotgun sequence genomic region, the following are encoded:
- the LLGL1 gene encoding lethal(2) giant larvae protein homolog 1 isoform X1 codes for MMKFRFRRQGADPQREKLKQELFAFHKTVEHGFPNQPSALAFDPELRIMAIGTRSGAVKIYGAPGVEFTGLHQDAATVTQMHFLPGQGRLLTLLDDSSLHLWEVVHRNGCAHLEEALHHQPPSRPGFDGASGLPILARITVVLLVAAGDLAALGTEGGSVFFLDVPTLTLLEGQTLGPDEVLRSVPDDYRCGKALGPVESLQGHLRDPTKILIGYSRGLLVIWNRAARCADRIFLGNQQLESVCWERSGRTLVSSHSDGSYAVWAADAGDSPTTQPTVATMPYGPFPCKAISKILWRNCASGEHFVVFSGGMPRASYGDRHCVSVLQAETLVTLDFTSRVIDFFTVHSTRPEDEFDEPQALAVLLEEELVVLDLQTPGWPAVPAPYLAPLHSSAITCSAHVANVPAKLWARIVSAGEQQNPQPASGASSWPITGGRNLAPEPPQRGLLLTGHEDGTVRFWDASGVALRPLYKLSTAGLFQTDCEHADSLAQAAEDDWPPFRKVGCFDPYSDDPRLGVQKVALCKYTAQMVVAGTAGQVLVLELSDEPAEQAVGVASVDLLQDREGFTWKGHERLSPRTGPLPWPAGFQPRALVQCLPPAAVTAVTLHAEWGLVAFGTSHGFGLFDYLRRSPVLARCTLHPNDSLAMEGPLSRVKSLKKSLRQSFRRIRKSRVSGKKRLTAAGSKLQEANAQLAEQAGPHDVEVTPVQRRIEPRSADDSLSGVVRCLYFADTFLRDAAHHGPTMWAGTNSGSVFAYALEVPAAAANSDRRPERAVEAVLGKEVQLMHRAPVVAVAVLDGRGRPLPEPYEASRDLAQAPDMQGGHAVLIASEEQFKVFTLPKVSAKTKFKLTAHEGCRVRKVALATFASVACEDYAETCLACLTNLGDVHVFSVPGLRPQVHYTCIRKEDISGIASCVFTRHGQGFYLISPSEFERFSLSARNITEPLCSLDISWPHDAMHASYRPRESPKLSQANGTPGVVLGPQSRGGSPDPTRSEGADTPEPPEATLSPTSVDSATSADTTLDTTGDVTVEDVKDFLGSSEESEKNLRNLSEDEARACPILIG; via the exons ATGATGAAGTTTCGGTTCCGCAGACAGGGCGCCGACCCGCAGCGCGAGAAGCTCAAGCAGGAGCTCTTCGCCTTCCACAAG ACCGTGGAGCATGGCTTCCCCAACCAGCCCAGCGCCCTGGCCTTCGACCCTGAGCTTCGCATCATGGCCATCGGCACCCGGTCTGGGGCTGTCAAGAT CTACGGTGCCCCCGGCGTGGAGTTCACGGGCCTGCATCAAGACGCGGCCACCGTCACCCAGATGCACTTCCTGCCCGGCCAG GGCCGCCTCCTGACCCTGCTGGACGACAGCAGCCTTCATCTCTGGGAGGTCGTCCACCGCAACGGCTGCGCCCACCTGGAGGAAGCCCTCCACCACCAGCCACCCAGTCGCCCGGGCTTTGATGGGGCCAG TGGCCTGCCCATCCTCGCCCGCATCACCGTGGTCCTGCTGGTGGCTGCCGGTGACCTGGCAGCCCTGGGCACTGAGGGCGGAAGCGTCTTCTTCCTGGATGTTCCCACCCTGACGCTGCTCGAGGGGCAGACCCTTGGCCCGGACGAGGTTCTGCGAAG CGTGCCTGACGACTACCGGTGCGGGAAGGCCCTGGGCCCTGTGGAGTCACTCCAGGGACACCTGCGGGACCCCACCAAGATCCTCATCGGCTACAGCCGAGGCCTGCTGGTCATCTGGAACCGAGCCGCGCGGTGTGCTGACCGCATCTTCCTGGGGAACCAG CAGCTGGAGAGCGTGTGTTGGGAGCGCAGCGGCCGCACGCTGGTCAGCTCGCACAGCGACGGCAGCTACGCCGTCTGGGCCGCGGACGCCGGCGACTCCCCGACGACACAGCCCACCGTGGCCACCATGCCCTACG GCCCCTTCCCTTGCAAAGCCATCAGCAAGATCCTGTGGCGAAACTGTGCCTCTGG CGAGCACTTCGTCGTCTTCAGCGGCGGCATGCCCCGCGCCAGCTATGGCGACCGCCACTGCGTGAGCGTGCTCCAGGCCGAGACCCTGGTGACGCTGGACTTCACTTCCCGCGTCATCGACTTCTTCACGGTGCACAGCACGCGGCCCGAGGACG AGTTCGACGAGCCCCAGGCCCTGGCCGTGCTGCTTGAAGAGGAGCTGGTGGTGCTGGACCTACAGACGCCCGGCTGGCCGGCTGTGCCCGCCCCGTACCTGGCCCCGCTGCACTCGTCTGCCATCACCTGCTCGGCCCACGTCGCCAACGTCCCCGCCAAGCTGTGGGCCCGCATCGTGAGCGCTGGCGAGCAGCAGAACCCCCAGCCGGCCTCCGGTGCCTCG AGCTGGCCTATCACCGGGGGCCGGAACCTGGCTCCGGAGCCACCCCAGCGAGGGCTGCTGCTGACCGG GCACGAGGATGGCACCGTGCGGTTCTGGGACGCCTCCGGCGTGGCCCTGCGCCCACTCTACAAGCTGAGCACCGCCGGCCTCTTTCAGACAGACTGCGAGCACGCCGACAGCCTGGCCCAGGCCGCCGAGGACGACTGGCCACCCTTCCGCAAG GTGGGCTGCTTCGACCCCTACAGCGACGACCCACGGCTTGGCGTGCAGAAGGTGGCGCTCTGCAAGTACACCGCCCAGATGGTGGTGGCCGGCACCGCGGGCCAG GTGCTGGTGCTAGAGTTAAGTGATGAGCCGGCAGAGCAGGCGGTGGGCGTGGCCAGCGTGGACCTCCTCCAGGACCGTGAGGGCTTCACGTGGAAGGGCCACGAGCGGCTGAGCCCACGCACAGGGCCGCTGCCCTGGCCGGCCGGCTTCCAGCCCCGCGCCCTGGTCCAGTGCCTGCCGCCGGCTGCCGTCACTGCTGTCACGCTCCACGCCGAGTGGGGCCTCGTGGCCTTCGGCACCAGCCACGGCTTCGGCCTCTTTGACTACCTGCGCAGGAGCCCCGTGCTGGCCAG GTGCACCCTGCACCCCAACGACTCCCTGGCCATGGAGGGGCCGCTGTCCCGTGTGAAGTCGCTCAAGAAGTCGCTGCGCCAGTCCTTCCGGCGCATCCGCAAAAGCCGCGTCTCGGGCAAGAAGCGCTTGACTGCCGCCGGCAGCAAG TTGCAGGAGGCCAATGCGCAGCTGGCGGAGCAGGCCGGCCCCCACGACGTGGAGGTGACGCCCGTGCAGCGCCGCATTGAGCCCCGCTCGGCCGACGACTCCCTCTCGGGCGTCGTGCGCTGCCTCTACTTCGCCGACACCTTCCTTCGCGACG CGGCCCACCACGGCCCCACCATGTGGGCGGGCACCAACTCGGGCTCCGTGTTTGCCTACGCGCTGGAGGTGCCGGCGGCAGCAGCGAACAGCGACAGGCGGCCCGAGCGGGCAGTGGAGGCCGTGCTGGGCAAGGAGGTACAGCTGATGCACCGCGCGCCCGTGGTGGCCGTGGCCGTGCTGGATGGACGCGGCCGCCCGCTGCCGGAGCCCTACGAGGCCTCAAGGGACCTGGCACAGGCGCCTGACATGCAGGGCGGCCACGCTGTGCTCATCGCATCTGAGGAGCAGTTCAAG GTGTTCACGCTGCCCAAAGTGAGCGCCAAGACCAAGTTCAAGCTGACGGCCCACGAGGGCTGCCGCGTGCGCAAGGTGGCCCTGGCCACCTTTGCCAGCGTGGCCTGCGAGGACTACGCCGAGACCTGCCTGGCCTGCCTCACCAACCTGGGCGACGTGCACGTGTTCTCGGTGCCCGGCCTGCGGCCCCAGGTGCACTACACCTGCATCCGCAAGGAGGACATCAGCGGCATCGCCTCCTGCGTCTTCACACGACACGGCCAGG ggttcTACCTGATTTCCCCGTCGGAGTTTGAGCGCTTCTCCCTGAGCGCCCGCAACATCACGGAGCCGCTCTGCTCTCTGGACATCAGTTGGCCCCATGATGCCATGCATGCCAG CTACAGGCCCCGAGAATCGCCCAAGCTGAGCCAGGCTAACGGGACCCCTGGCGTCGTCCTGGGCCCACAGAGCCGCGGCGGAAGCCCCGATCCCACCCGCAGCGAGGGAGCTG ACACCCCGGAGCCGCCTGAGGCCACGCTCTCACCCACGTCCGTCGACTCGGCCACCAGTGCCGACACAACGCTGGACACGACAGGGGATGTGACGGTGGAGGACGTGAAGGACTTCCTGGG CTCTTCGGAGGAATCTGAGAAGAACCTGCGGAACCTGTCAGAGGATGAGGCCCGAGCCTGCCCCATCCTGATCGGATGA
- the LLGL1 gene encoding lethal(2) giant larvae protein homolog 1 isoform X2, whose protein sequence is MMKFRFRRQGADPQREKLKQELFAFHKTVEHGFPNQPSALAFDPELRIMAIGTRSGAVKIYGAPGVEFTGLHQDAATVTQMHFLPGQGRLLTLLDDSSLHLWEVVHRNGCAHLEEALHHQPPSRPGFDGASGLPILARITVVLLVAAGDLAALGTEGGSVFFLDVPTLTLLEGQTLGPDEVLRSVPDDYRCGKALGPVESLQGHLRDPTKILIGYSRGLLVIWNRAARCADRIFLGNQQLESVCWERSGRTLVSSHSDGSYAVWAADAGDSPTTQPTVATMPYGPFPCKAISKILWRNCASGEHFVVFSGGMPRASYGDRHCVSVLQAETLVTLDFTSRVIDFFTVHSTRPEDEFDEPQALAVLLEEELVVLDLQTPGWPAVPAPYLAPLHSSAITCSAHVANVPAKLWARIVSAGEQQNPQPASGASSWPITGGRNLAPEPPQRGLLLTGHEDGTVRFWDASGVALRPLYKLSTAGLFQTDCEHADSLAQAAEDDWPPFRKVGCFDPYSDDPRLGVQKVALCKYTAQMVVAGTAGQVLVLELSDEPAEQAVGVASVDLLQDREGFTWKGHERLSPRTGPLPWPAGFQPRALVQCLPPAAVTAVTLHAEWGLVAFGTSHGFGLFDYLRRSPVLARCTLHPNDSLAMEGPLSRVKSLKKSLRQSFRRIRKSRVSGKKRLTAAGSKLQEANAQLAEQAGPHDVEVTPVQRRIEPRSADDSLSGVVRCLYFADTFLRDAAHHGPTMWAGTNSGSVFAYALEVPAAAANSDRRPERAVEAVLGKEVQLMHRAPVVAVAVLDGRGRPLPEPYEASRDLAQAPDMQGGHAVLIASEEQFKVFTLPKVSAKTKFKLTAHEGCRVRKVALATFASVACEDYAETCLACLTNLGDVHVFSVPGLRPQVHYTCIRKEDISGIASCVFTRHGQGFYLISPSEFERFSLSARNITEPLCSLDISWPHDAMHARPRESPKLSQANGTPGVVLGPQSRGGSPDPTRSEGADTPEPPEATLSPTSVDSATSADTTLDTTGDVTVEDVKDFLGSSEESEKNLRNLSEDEARACPILIG, encoded by the exons ATGATGAAGTTTCGGTTCCGCAGACAGGGCGCCGACCCGCAGCGCGAGAAGCTCAAGCAGGAGCTCTTCGCCTTCCACAAG ACCGTGGAGCATGGCTTCCCCAACCAGCCCAGCGCCCTGGCCTTCGACCCTGAGCTTCGCATCATGGCCATCGGCACCCGGTCTGGGGCTGTCAAGAT CTACGGTGCCCCCGGCGTGGAGTTCACGGGCCTGCATCAAGACGCGGCCACCGTCACCCAGATGCACTTCCTGCCCGGCCAG GGCCGCCTCCTGACCCTGCTGGACGACAGCAGCCTTCATCTCTGGGAGGTCGTCCACCGCAACGGCTGCGCCCACCTGGAGGAAGCCCTCCACCACCAGCCACCCAGTCGCCCGGGCTTTGATGGGGCCAG TGGCCTGCCCATCCTCGCCCGCATCACCGTGGTCCTGCTGGTGGCTGCCGGTGACCTGGCAGCCCTGGGCACTGAGGGCGGAAGCGTCTTCTTCCTGGATGTTCCCACCCTGACGCTGCTCGAGGGGCAGACCCTTGGCCCGGACGAGGTTCTGCGAAG CGTGCCTGACGACTACCGGTGCGGGAAGGCCCTGGGCCCTGTGGAGTCACTCCAGGGACACCTGCGGGACCCCACCAAGATCCTCATCGGCTACAGCCGAGGCCTGCTGGTCATCTGGAACCGAGCCGCGCGGTGTGCTGACCGCATCTTCCTGGGGAACCAG CAGCTGGAGAGCGTGTGTTGGGAGCGCAGCGGCCGCACGCTGGTCAGCTCGCACAGCGACGGCAGCTACGCCGTCTGGGCCGCGGACGCCGGCGACTCCCCGACGACACAGCCCACCGTGGCCACCATGCCCTACG GCCCCTTCCCTTGCAAAGCCATCAGCAAGATCCTGTGGCGAAACTGTGCCTCTGG CGAGCACTTCGTCGTCTTCAGCGGCGGCATGCCCCGCGCCAGCTATGGCGACCGCCACTGCGTGAGCGTGCTCCAGGCCGAGACCCTGGTGACGCTGGACTTCACTTCCCGCGTCATCGACTTCTTCACGGTGCACAGCACGCGGCCCGAGGACG AGTTCGACGAGCCCCAGGCCCTGGCCGTGCTGCTTGAAGAGGAGCTGGTGGTGCTGGACCTACAGACGCCCGGCTGGCCGGCTGTGCCCGCCCCGTACCTGGCCCCGCTGCACTCGTCTGCCATCACCTGCTCGGCCCACGTCGCCAACGTCCCCGCCAAGCTGTGGGCCCGCATCGTGAGCGCTGGCGAGCAGCAGAACCCCCAGCCGGCCTCCGGTGCCTCG AGCTGGCCTATCACCGGGGGCCGGAACCTGGCTCCGGAGCCACCCCAGCGAGGGCTGCTGCTGACCGG GCACGAGGATGGCACCGTGCGGTTCTGGGACGCCTCCGGCGTGGCCCTGCGCCCACTCTACAAGCTGAGCACCGCCGGCCTCTTTCAGACAGACTGCGAGCACGCCGACAGCCTGGCCCAGGCCGCCGAGGACGACTGGCCACCCTTCCGCAAG GTGGGCTGCTTCGACCCCTACAGCGACGACCCACGGCTTGGCGTGCAGAAGGTGGCGCTCTGCAAGTACACCGCCCAGATGGTGGTGGCCGGCACCGCGGGCCAG GTGCTGGTGCTAGAGTTAAGTGATGAGCCGGCAGAGCAGGCGGTGGGCGTGGCCAGCGTGGACCTCCTCCAGGACCGTGAGGGCTTCACGTGGAAGGGCCACGAGCGGCTGAGCCCACGCACAGGGCCGCTGCCCTGGCCGGCCGGCTTCCAGCCCCGCGCCCTGGTCCAGTGCCTGCCGCCGGCTGCCGTCACTGCTGTCACGCTCCACGCCGAGTGGGGCCTCGTGGCCTTCGGCACCAGCCACGGCTTCGGCCTCTTTGACTACCTGCGCAGGAGCCCCGTGCTGGCCAG GTGCACCCTGCACCCCAACGACTCCCTGGCCATGGAGGGGCCGCTGTCCCGTGTGAAGTCGCTCAAGAAGTCGCTGCGCCAGTCCTTCCGGCGCATCCGCAAAAGCCGCGTCTCGGGCAAGAAGCGCTTGACTGCCGCCGGCAGCAAG TTGCAGGAGGCCAATGCGCAGCTGGCGGAGCAGGCCGGCCCCCACGACGTGGAGGTGACGCCCGTGCAGCGCCGCATTGAGCCCCGCTCGGCCGACGACTCCCTCTCGGGCGTCGTGCGCTGCCTCTACTTCGCCGACACCTTCCTTCGCGACG CGGCCCACCACGGCCCCACCATGTGGGCGGGCACCAACTCGGGCTCCGTGTTTGCCTACGCGCTGGAGGTGCCGGCGGCAGCAGCGAACAGCGACAGGCGGCCCGAGCGGGCAGTGGAGGCCGTGCTGGGCAAGGAGGTACAGCTGATGCACCGCGCGCCCGTGGTGGCCGTGGCCGTGCTGGATGGACGCGGCCGCCCGCTGCCGGAGCCCTACGAGGCCTCAAGGGACCTGGCACAGGCGCCTGACATGCAGGGCGGCCACGCTGTGCTCATCGCATCTGAGGAGCAGTTCAAG GTGTTCACGCTGCCCAAAGTGAGCGCCAAGACCAAGTTCAAGCTGACGGCCCACGAGGGCTGCCGCGTGCGCAAGGTGGCCCTGGCCACCTTTGCCAGCGTGGCCTGCGAGGACTACGCCGAGACCTGCCTGGCCTGCCTCACCAACCTGGGCGACGTGCACGTGTTCTCGGTGCCCGGCCTGCGGCCCCAGGTGCACTACACCTGCATCCGCAAGGAGGACATCAGCGGCATCGCCTCCTGCGTCTTCACACGACACGGCCAGG ggttcTACCTGATTTCCCCGTCGGAGTTTGAGCGCTTCTCCCTGAGCGCCCGCAACATCACGGAGCCGCTCTGCTCTCTGGACATCAGTTGGCCCCATGATGCCATGCATGCCAG GCCCCGAGAATCGCCCAAGCTGAGCCAGGCTAACGGGACCCCTGGCGTCGTCCTGGGCCCACAGAGCCGCGGCGGAAGCCCCGATCCCACCCGCAGCGAGGGAGCTG ACACCCCGGAGCCGCCTGAGGCCACGCTCTCACCCACGTCCGTCGACTCGGCCACCAGTGCCGACACAACGCTGGACACGACAGGGGATGTGACGGTGGAGGACGTGAAGGACTTCCTGGG CTCTTCGGAGGAATCTGAGAAGAACCTGCGGAACCTGTCAGAGGATGAGGCCCGAGCCTGCCCCATCCTGATCGGATGA